Proteins encoded together in one Streptomyces sp. NBC_01216 window:
- a CDS encoding DUF5719 family protein: MKRTTLSLIAVVTALAAVTGFAALTAPDGTPAAGGGAPVRLPVERSSLLCPAPSTSEVAETVYTSYTPAGKDSAAKDPKGATDAGKSGTAEARLAPAPAGVTAGETPPKKTSAAKPPATVTRPGTPVGAEANGGTAPALTGTATGTLAPGWTVQQTTLVPVGGARGLLGVTCVAPDTDLWFPAASTAKERQDYVHLTNPDDTAAVADVELHGPEGALASQLTEGIAVPPHSSVPVLLSTLTADAATADITAHVTTRTGRVGAVIGVADDKTGSDWLPASADPAGTLVLPGIPADATSVRLVAYAPGDDDADLKIQLVGATGTIVPASAQSLRVKSGMTAAVDLPDLTRGEAGSLLLSPADPKKATPVVAALRVVRGKGDKQEVAFIPATAAITARATVADNRSAGCTLSLTAPAAAATVKVTASAGTQGGTPVTKTVTVKAGTTTAITPPVPEGLKGSYALTVEPVSGGPVHAARTLALPKDGIQMFTVQTLTDDRGTVAVPVARQDLSILDD, from the coding sequence GTGAAGCGCACCACCCTCTCCCTGATCGCGGTGGTCACCGCCCTCGCCGCCGTCACCGGCTTCGCCGCCCTGACCGCACCGGACGGGACGCCGGCCGCCGGTGGCGGAGCCCCGGTCCGGCTGCCCGTGGAGCGCTCGAGCCTGCTGTGCCCCGCGCCGAGCACGTCCGAGGTGGCCGAGACCGTCTACACCTCGTACACCCCGGCGGGGAAGGACTCCGCGGCGAAGGACCCGAAGGGCGCGACGGACGCCGGGAAGTCCGGCACCGCCGAGGCCCGGCTCGCGCCCGCCCCGGCCGGAGTCACGGCCGGTGAGACCCCGCCGAAGAAAACCTCGGCCGCCAAGCCGCCGGCCACCGTCACCCGGCCCGGCACCCCCGTCGGGGCCGAGGCGAACGGCGGCACGGCGCCCGCCCTCACCGGCACGGCCACCGGCACGCTCGCCCCCGGCTGGACGGTCCAGCAGACCACCCTCGTCCCGGTCGGCGGCGCCCGCGGACTCCTCGGCGTCACCTGCGTCGCCCCCGACACCGACCTCTGGTTCCCGGCCGCCTCCACGGCCAAGGAGCGCCAGGACTACGTCCACCTGACCAACCCCGACGACACCGCCGCCGTCGCCGACGTGGAGCTCCACGGCCCCGAGGGCGCGCTCGCGTCCCAGCTGACCGAGGGGATCGCCGTCCCGCCCCACTCCAGCGTGCCGGTCCTCCTCTCCACGCTCACCGCGGACGCCGCGACGGCCGACATCACCGCCCACGTGACCACCCGCACCGGCCGCGTCGGCGCCGTGATCGGCGTGGCGGACGACAAGACCGGCAGCGACTGGCTGCCCGCCTCCGCCGACCCGGCGGGCACCCTGGTGCTGCCCGGCATCCCCGCGGACGCCACCTCGGTACGTCTGGTGGCCTACGCCCCCGGGGACGACGACGCCGACCTGAAGATCCAGCTGGTCGGTGCGACCGGCACGATCGTCCCCGCGAGCGCGCAGTCCCTGCGCGTGAAGTCGGGCATGACCGCGGCCGTCGACCTTCCGGACCTCACCCGGGGCGAGGCGGGTTCCCTGCTGCTCAGTCCTGCGGACCCCAAGAAGGCCACCCCCGTCGTCGCCGCCCTGCGCGTGGTCCGCGGCAAGGGCGACAAGCAGGAGGTCGCGTTCATCCCCGCCACCGCGGCGATCACCGCCCGCGCCACCGTCGCCGACAACCGCTCGGCCGGCTGCACCCTCTCGCTGACGGCGCCCGCGGCGGCGGCCACCGTCAAGGTGACGGCCTCGGCGGGAACCCAGGGCGGCACCCCGGTCACCAAGACCGTCACCGTCAAGGCGGGCACCACCACGGCGATCACCCCCCCGGTCCCCGAGGGACTCAAGGGCTCCTACGCGCTGACCGTCGAACCGGTCTCCGGCGGCCCGGTCCACGCGGCGCGCACCCTGGCCCTGCCGAAGGACGGCATCCAGATGTTCACGGTCCAGACGCTCACGGACGACCGGGGCACCGTCGCCGTCCCGGTGGCCCGACAGGACCTGTCAATCCTCGACGACTGA
- a CDS encoding metallopeptidase family protein produces MDSPVPPRPSSSRPAEPVPAESRPGESRPADSRPGAGDPRVRRRDRHGRGMRGPVAPPQVPLSASRADTFRDLVLDSVERLERRWPQLADVEFLVLDVPPTVSGESVPLGGSAPAAKDGPARVVVYRRPVELRSKSRDERALLVHEVVVEQVAELLGLSPESVDPRYGQD; encoded by the coding sequence ATGGACAGTCCTGTGCCGCCGCGCCCCTCCTCCTCCCGTCCGGCCGAGCCGGTTCCGGCGGAGTCCCGTCCGGGCGAGTCCCGTCCGGCGGACTCCCGGCCGGGTGCGGGCGACCCCCGGGTACGCCGGCGCGACCGGCACGGCCGCGGCATGCGCGGACCGGTCGCCCCGCCGCAGGTACCGCTGTCCGCGAGCCGGGCGGACACCTTCCGCGATCTGGTCCTGGACTCGGTGGAGCGGCTGGAGCGCCGCTGGCCGCAGCTGGCGGACGTGGAGTTCCTGGTGCTCGACGTGCCGCCGACGGTGTCGGGCGAGTCGGTGCCACTGGGGGGCTCGGCGCCCGCGGCGAAGGACGGACCCGCGCGGGTCGTGGTCTACCGGCGGCCGGTCGAGCTCCGGTCCAAGAGCCGCGACGAACGGGCGCTGCTGGTGCACGAGGTGGTGGTGGAGCAGGTGGCGGAGCTGCTGGGCCTCTCCCCCGAATCGGTCGACCCGCGGTACGGACAGGACTGA
- a CDS encoding DUF3499 domain-containing protein: MRESRRGPLKSAVPSNVVSPVRRCSRTACGRPAVATLTYVYADSTAVLGPLATYAEPHCYDLCAEHSERLTAPRGWDVVRLTDSSAPTRPSGDDLEALANAVREAARPRERAAEAGGKGGGRGADPMEVGRRGHLRVLRSPDS, encoded by the coding sequence CTGAGGGAGAGTCGTCGCGGCCCGCTCAAGAGTGCGGTACCGTCCAACGTCGTGAGCCCTGTACGTCGCTGTTCGCGCACCGCGTGCGGCCGCCCTGCCGTCGCGACACTGACGTACGTCTATGCCGACTCGACTGCGGTCCTCGGCCCGCTCGCCACCTACGCCGAGCCCCACTGCTACGACCTGTGCGCCGAACACAGTGAGCGCCTCACCGCGCCGCGCGGCTGGGACGTCGTGCGGCTCACCGACTCGTCGGCCCCGACCCGCCCCAGCGGCGACGACCTGGAAGCCCTCGCCAACGCCGTGCGCGAGGCGGCCCGGCCCCGGGAACGCGCGGCCGAGGCCGGCGGCAAGGGCGGAGGCCGCGGTGCGGACCCGATGGAGGTCGGACGCCGCGGGCACCTCCGGGTCCTGCGCTCCCCCGACTCCTGA
- a CDS encoding phosphomannomutase/phosphoglucomutase: MAADLSQIVKAYDVRGVVPDQWDETLAELFGAAFVRVTDADAIVVGHDMRPSSPGLSAAFARGAARLGADVTLIGLCSTDQLYFASGQLDLPGAMFTASHNPAQYNGIKMCRAGAAPVGQDTGLAEIRGLVEQWSEHGAPEAVDTPGTVTERDTLKDYAAYLRSLVDLTSIRPLKVVVDAGNGMGGHTVPTVFTDLPLDTVPMYFELDGTFPNHEANPLDPKNIVDLQARVRAEGADLGLAFDGDADRCFVVDERGEPVSPSAITALVAARELARTPGGTVIHNLITSWSVPEVVRENGGIPVRTRVGHSFIKEEMAKTGAIFGGEHSAHYYFKDFWNADTGMLAALHVLAALGGQEGTLSDLTSAYDRYRGSGEINSTVADQAASAARVKAAYASRDDVTLDELDGLTVTAADWWFNLRASNTEPLLRLNIEARDETTLATLREEVLALVRATD; this comes from the coding sequence GTGGCTGCTGATCTGTCGCAGATCGTGAAGGCGTACGACGTCCGCGGGGTGGTGCCGGATCAGTGGGACGAGACGCTCGCCGAGCTCTTCGGCGCCGCTTTCGTCCGGGTGACGGACGCGGACGCGATCGTCGTCGGTCACGACATGCGCCCCTCGTCGCCCGGCCTGTCCGCCGCCTTCGCGCGCGGCGCGGCCCGCCTCGGCGCCGACGTCACGCTGATCGGGCTCTGCTCGACGGACCAGCTCTACTTCGCCTCCGGACAGCTCGACCTGCCCGGCGCGATGTTCACCGCCTCGCACAACCCCGCCCAGTACAACGGGATCAAGATGTGCCGGGCCGGCGCGGCCCCCGTCGGCCAGGACACCGGTCTCGCCGAGATCCGCGGCCTCGTCGAGCAGTGGTCGGAGCACGGCGCCCCCGAGGCCGTCGACACCCCCGGCACGGTCACCGAACGCGACACGCTGAAGGACTACGCCGCCTACCTGAGGTCGCTCGTCGACCTCACCTCGATCCGACCGCTCAAGGTCGTCGTGGACGCCGGCAACGGCATGGGCGGCCACACCGTCCCCACCGTCTTCACGGACCTCCCGCTGGACACGGTGCCGATGTACTTCGAACTCGACGGCACCTTCCCGAACCACGAGGCCAACCCGCTCGACCCGAAGAACATCGTCGACCTGCAGGCCCGCGTCCGGGCCGAGGGCGCCGACCTGGGCCTGGCCTTCGACGGCGACGCCGACCGCTGCTTCGTCGTGGACGAGCGCGGCGAGCCGGTCTCCCCGTCCGCGATCACGGCCCTGGTCGCCGCCCGCGAACTGGCGAGGACCCCCGGCGGCACCGTCATCCACAACCTGATCACCTCCTGGTCCGTGCCCGAGGTCGTGCGCGAGAACGGCGGCATCCCCGTCCGCACCCGCGTCGGCCACTCCTTCATCAAGGAGGAGATGGCGAAGACCGGCGCGATCTTCGGCGGCGAGCACTCCGCGCACTACTACTTCAAGGACTTCTGGAACGCCGACACGGGCATGCTCGCCGCGCTCCACGTGCTCGCGGCCCTCGGTGGCCAGGAGGGCACCCTCTCGGACCTGACCTCGGCCTACGACCGATACCGCGGCTCCGGCGAGATCAACTCCACCGTCGCCGACCAGGCGGCCAGCGCGGCCAGGGTCAAGGCGGCGTACGCGTCCCGCGACGACGTCACCCTCGACGAACTCGACGGCCTGACGGTCACCGCCGCGGACTGGTGGTTCAACCTCCGCGCCTCCAACACCGAGCCGCTGCTCAGGCTGAACATCGAGGCCCGGGACGAGACCACCCTGGCCACGCTCCGCGAAGAGGTCCTGGCCCTGGTCCGGGCCACCGACTGA
- a CDS encoding Trm112 family protein, which produces MPLEAGLLEILACPACHAPLDDRTTADTPELVCTGGDCGLAYPVRDGIPVLLVDEARRPA; this is translated from the coding sequence ATGCCGCTCGAAGCCGGCCTCCTGGAGATCCTCGCCTGCCCGGCCTGCCACGCGCCGCTGGACGACCGCACGACGGCCGACACGCCCGAGCTCGTCTGCACCGGCGGGGACTGCGGCCTGGCCTATCCGGTCCGCGACGGCATCCCGGTCCTCCTCGTCGACGAGGCCCGCCGCCCGGCCTAG
- a CDS encoding SIS domain-containing protein: MLDETLLDAPEALALADRRNLLRGAAEAGARVRTAARHAAEAGITGLQPEGRPRAVLVAGPGTAAAAVADLVGALAGAAAPVIRLHPTGVAPAAGALRWALPGWAGSVDLLLIPTTDGSEPGLALLAEQAYRRGISVVAVAPSTSPLTEAVNGSHGMFVPMASAPYESAEEYTEVLAAGPGALWALFTPLLALLDRVGLLEAPAEALEKVADRLDRTAERCGPAIATYSNPAKTLAAELADSLPLIWTEGDAAGPAGRRFAAVLAELAGLPALAAELPEALPAHGVLLAGDYAAGADPDDFFRDRVEEPQALRARVVLLRDRPTTGLTAAPAARELALSHDTAISELEPEEGTELEALAELLAVTDFAAVYLSLASAGIAPPA, translated from the coding sequence ATGCTGGACGAGACCCTCCTCGACGCACCGGAAGCCCTCGCCCTCGCCGACCGCCGCAATCTCCTGCGCGGCGCCGCCGAAGCAGGCGCGCGGGTACGCACCGCCGCCCGGCACGCCGCCGAGGCCGGCATCACCGGGCTCCAGCCCGAGGGCCGCCCCCGCGCCGTCCTCGTCGCGGGCCCCGGCACGGCCGCGGCGGCCGTCGCCGACCTCGTCGGCGCCCTCGCCGGGGCCGCCGCCCCCGTCATCCGCCTCCACCCCACCGGCGTCGCCCCCGCGGCCGGCGCCCTGCGCTGGGCACTCCCCGGCTGGGCGGGCTCCGTCGACCTGCTCCTGATCCCGACCACCGACGGCTCCGAACCCGGCCTCGCCCTGCTCGCCGAGCAGGCATACCGCCGCGGCATCAGCGTGGTCGCCGTCGCCCCCAGCACCTCGCCGCTCACCGAGGCGGTCAACGGCTCCCACGGCATGTTCGTCCCGATGGCGTCCGCCCCCTACGAGAGCGCCGAGGAGTACACCGAGGTCCTCGCCGCCGGTCCCGGCGCGCTGTGGGCCCTGTTCACCCCGCTTCTCGCCCTGCTCGACCGGGTCGGCCTCCTGGAAGCGCCCGCCGAAGCCCTGGAGAAGGTCGCCGACCGCCTCGACCGGACGGCCGAGCGCTGCGGCCCGGCCATCGCCACGTACAGCAACCCCGCCAAGACCCTCGCCGCCGAGCTCGCCGACTCGCTCCCGCTGATCTGGACCGAGGGCGACGCCGCCGGACCCGCGGGCCGTCGCTTCGCCGCCGTCCTGGCCGAACTCGCCGGACTCCCGGCCCTCGCCGCCGAGCTTCCCGAGGCCCTGCCCGCCCACGGCGTCCTCCTCGCGGGCGACTACGCGGCCGGCGCGGACCCCGACGACTTCTTCCGCGACCGCGTCGAGGAGCCCCAGGCCCTGCGCGCCCGTGTCGTCCTGCTCCGAGACCGGCCCACGACCGGCCTGACCGCCGCTCCCGCCGCCCGTGAGCTGGCCCTCAGCCACGACACGGCCATCAGCGAACTCGAACCGGAGGAGGGCACCGAGCTGGAGGCACTCGCCGAGCTCCTCGCCGTCACCGACTTCGCCGCCGTCTACCTCTCCCTGGCCTCGGCTGGCATCGCGCCGCCCGCGTGA
- the manA gene encoding mannose-6-phosphate isomerase, class I, with the protein MDRLVNTVRPYAWGSTTAIPELLGIAPTGEPQAEMWMGAHPAAPSRTGRGSLLDVIAADPARELGAATVGRFGPRLPFLLKLLAAGTPLSLQVHPGLAQARAGFAAEEAAGIPIDAPERNYKDAHHKPELICALTPFHGMCGFRPPAEAAAALAALGIDSLEPYVDLLHARPEEAALREVLTALLSADRDEMAPTVAEAATVAARLGGTHAPYAVLAHHFPDDPGVLAAMLLNHVRLQPGEALYLGAGVPHAYIGGLGIEIMANSDNVLRCGLTPKHIDVPELLRVTRFAPGEPTVLRPEASPTGEEPYAIPVDEFRLSRFVRAEGAAPNDVTTQAPQILLAVAGRPRAGAETLAPGESVFVPAGEPVALTGAGTVFRATVAA; encoded by the coding sequence ATGGACCGCCTCGTCAACACCGTCCGCCCCTACGCCTGGGGCTCCACGACGGCCATCCCGGAACTGCTCGGCATCGCCCCCACCGGTGAGCCCCAGGCCGAGATGTGGATGGGCGCTCACCCCGCCGCCCCCTCCCGGACCGGGCGTGGTTCCCTCCTGGACGTCATCGCCGCCGACCCGGCACGCGAACTCGGCGCGGCGACCGTCGGGAGATTCGGCCCCCGGCTCCCCTTCCTGCTCAAACTGCTCGCCGCCGGGACCCCGCTCTCGCTCCAGGTCCATCCGGGCCTGGCCCAGGCCCGGGCCGGCTTCGCCGCCGAGGAGGCCGCGGGCATCCCGATCGACGCACCGGAGCGCAACTACAAGGACGCCCACCACAAACCCGAGCTGATCTGCGCGCTCACGCCCTTCCACGGCATGTGCGGCTTCCGCCCCCCGGCCGAGGCCGCCGCCGCCCTCGCGGCCCTCGGCATCGACTCCCTCGAGCCGTACGTCGACCTCCTGCACGCCCGCCCCGAGGAGGCGGCACTGCGCGAGGTCCTGACCGCCCTGCTGTCCGCGGACCGCGACGAGATGGCCCCTACCGTCGCCGAGGCCGCCACGGTCGCCGCCCGGCTGGGCGGCACCCACGCCCCTTACGCCGTGCTCGCCCACCACTTCCCCGACGATCCAGGCGTCCTGGCCGCCATGCTGCTCAACCACGTCCGGCTCCAGCCGGGAGAAGCCCTCTACCTCGGCGCCGGAGTCCCACACGCCTACATCGGCGGCCTCGGCATCGAGATCATGGCCAACTCCGACAACGTGCTGCGCTGCGGCCTGACGCCGAAGCACATCGACGTGCCCGAACTGCTCAGGGTGACCCGCTTCGCCCCGGGCGAGCCGACCGTGCTGCGCCCCGAGGCATCGCCCACGGGCGAGGAGCCGTACGCGATCCCCGTCGACGAGTTCCGGCTCTCCCGCTTCGTCCGGGCGGAGGGCGCCGCTCCGAACGACGTCACCACCCAGGCCCCGCAGATCCTGCTCGCCGTCGCGGGCCGGCCCCGGGCGGGTGCCGAGACCCTCGCTCCCGGCGAGTCCGTGTTCGTACCGGCGGGGGAGCCGGTCGCGCTGACGGGAGCGGGGACGGTTTTCAGGGCCACGGTCGCCGCCTGA
- a CDS encoding cation diffusion facilitator family transporter, producing the protein MSASGGTKAIVAALAANLAIAVAKFVAFLFSGSSSMLAESVHSLADSGNQGLLLLGGRKAKREATPQHPFGYGRERYIYAFLVSIVLFSVGGMFAVYEGYEKIKHPHPIEAWYWPVGVLVFAVIAESFSFRTAIKESNEIRGGLSWTQFVRRAKAPELPVVLLEDLGALVGLVLALGGVGLALATGDGVWDGIGTLCIGVLLILIALVLAAETKSLLLGEAAGTDQVAKIEAAVVDGDTVTRLIHMRTLHLGPEELLVAAKIAVQHDDTAAEIARAIDAAEARIRAAVPIARVIYLEPDVYDEQAAAAGADPAATPGGEGPESAH; encoded by the coding sequence ATGAGCGCGTCAGGCGGGACCAAGGCGATCGTGGCGGCACTCGCAGCCAACCTCGCGATCGCGGTAGCCAAGTTCGTGGCGTTCCTCTTCAGTGGATCTTCCTCGATGCTCGCCGAGAGCGTCCACTCGCTCGCCGACTCCGGCAACCAGGGCCTGCTCCTCCTCGGCGGCAGGAAGGCCAAGCGCGAGGCGACCCCCCAGCATCCGTTCGGCTACGGTCGCGAGCGCTACATCTACGCCTTCCTCGTCTCCATCGTCCTCTTCTCCGTCGGTGGCATGTTCGCCGTCTACGAGGGCTACGAGAAGATCAAGCATCCGCACCCCATCGAGGCTTGGTACTGGCCGGTGGGCGTCCTCGTCTTCGCGGTCATCGCCGAGTCGTTCTCCTTCCGCACGGCCATCAAGGAGTCCAACGAGATCCGCGGCGGGCTGTCCTGGACGCAGTTCGTCCGCCGGGCCAAGGCACCCGAACTCCCGGTCGTCCTCCTGGAGGACCTCGGCGCGCTCGTCGGTCTGGTCCTGGCCCTCGGAGGCGTCGGGCTGGCGCTCGCCACCGGGGACGGCGTCTGGGACGGCATCGGCACCCTCTGCATCGGTGTCCTGCTCATCCTCATCGCCCTCGTGCTCGCCGCCGAGACCAAGTCGCTGCTGCTCGGCGAGGCGGCCGGCACCGATCAGGTGGCGAAGATCGAGGCCGCGGTCGTCGACGGCGACACCGTGACCCGGCTCATCCACATGCGCACCCTGCACCTCGGCCCGGAGGAACTCCTCGTCGCCGCGAAGATCGCCGTCCAGCACGACGACACGGCCGCCGAGATCGCCCGCGCCATCGACGCCGCCGAGGCACGCATCCGCGCCGCCGTCCCCATCGCCCGCGTGATCTACCTCGAACCGGACGTCTACGACGAGCAGGCCGCCGCGGCCGGTGCCGACCCCGCGGCGACACCGGGCGGAGAGGGTCCCGAATCCGCCCATTGA
- the ahcY gene encoding adenosylhomocysteinase, which produces MTTVANQQDFKVADLSLAAFGRKEITLAEHEMPGLMSIRREYAAQQPLAGARITGSLHMTVQTAVLIETLVALGAEVRWASCNIFSTQDHAAAAIAVGPNGTPEAPAGVPVFAWKGETLEEYWWCTEQALTWPNTPTGGPNMILDDGGDATLLVHKGVEFEKAGEAPDPSTADSEEYSYILTLLNRTLAESPQKWTQLASEIRGVTEETTTGVHRLYEMMTEGTLLFPAINVNDAVTKSKFDNKYGCRHSLIDGINRATDVLIGGKTAVVFGYGDVGKGCAESLRGQGARVIITEIDPICALQAAMDGYQVATLEDVVETADIFITTTGNKDIIMSTDMARMKHQAIVGNIGHFDNEIDMAGLARIPGIVKDEVKPQVHTWTFEDGKVLIVLSEGRLLNLGNATGHPSFVMSNSFADQTLAQIELFTKPEEYPTDVYVLPKHLDEKVARLHLDALGVKLTTLRPEQAAYIGVKVEGPYKPDHYRY; this is translated from the coding sequence ATGACGACTGTCGCCAACCAGCAGGACTTCAAGGTCGCCGACCTGTCCCTTGCGGCCTTCGGCCGTAAGGAGATCACCCTCGCCGAGCACGAGATGCCCGGACTGATGTCGATCCGCCGTGAGTACGCGGCGCAGCAGCCGCTCGCCGGCGCGCGCATCACCGGCTCGCTGCACATGACCGTGCAGACCGCGGTGCTGATCGAGACCCTCGTGGCGCTGGGCGCCGAGGTCCGCTGGGCCTCCTGCAACATCTTCTCCACCCAGGACCACGCCGCCGCGGCCATCGCCGTCGGCCCGAACGGCACCCCCGAGGCACCGGCCGGCGTCCCGGTCTTCGCCTGGAAGGGCGAGACCCTGGAGGAGTACTGGTGGTGCACGGAGCAGGCGCTGACCTGGCCGAACACCCCCACCGGCGGCCCGAACATGATCCTGGACGACGGCGGTGACGCCACCCTCCTCGTCCACAAGGGCGTCGAGTTCGAGAAGGCCGGAGAGGCCCCGGACCCGTCCACGGCGGACTCCGAGGAGTACTCCTACATCCTCACCCTGCTCAACCGCACGCTCGCCGAGTCCCCCCAGAAGTGGACCCAGCTCGCGTCCGAGATCCGCGGCGTGACGGAGGAGACCACCACCGGTGTCCACCGTCTCTACGAGATGATGACCGAGGGCACGCTGCTGTTCCCGGCCATCAACGTCAACGACGCCGTGACGAAGTCGAAGTTCGACAACAAGTACGGCTGCCGTCACTCGCTGATCGACGGCATCAACCGCGCGACCGACGTCCTGATCGGTGGCAAGACCGCCGTCGTCTTCGGCTACGGAGACGTCGGCAAGGGCTGTGCCGAGTCCCTGCGGGGCCAGGGCGCCCGGGTGATCATCACGGAGATCGACCCGATCTGCGCGCTGCAGGCGGCGATGGACGGGTACCAGGTCGCGACGCTCGAGGACGTCGTCGAGACGGCGGACATCTTCATCACGACCACCGGCAACAAGGACATCATCATGTCCACCGACATGGCCCGGATGAAGCACCAGGCCATCGTCGGCAACATCGGTCACTTCGACAACGAGATCGACATGGCCGGTCTGGCCCGGATCCCCGGGATCGTGAAGGACGAGGTCAAGCCGCAGGTCCACACCTGGACGTTCGAGGACGGCAAGGTCCTGATCGTCCTGTCCGAGGGCCGGCTGCTGAACCTGGGCAACGCGACGGGGCACCCGTCCTTCGTGATGTCGAACTCCTTCGCCGACCAGACGCTGGCGCAGATCGAGCTCTTCACGAAGCCGGAGGAGTACCCGACGGACGTGTACGTGCTCCCCAAGCACCTCGACGAGAAGGTCGCCCGCCTGCACCTGGACGCGCTCGGCGTCAAGCTGACGACCCTGCGCCCCGAGCAGGCCGCCTACATCGGCGTCAAGGTCGAGGGCCCGTACAAGCCGGACCACTACCGCTACTGA
- a CDS encoding RDD family protein encodes MTGVVTGDAVVLDLRPARLPSRALALFLDLVVVGAVYLLIGIGLTVATSSLDEAARTAASLACFLLVFVGAPIAVETLSHGRSIGKLACGLRVVRDDGGPIRFRHALVRGAMGVVEILMTFGVVACAASLVSARGRRIGDVFAGTLVVRERLPTARTTAVPPPPPELVGRFAELDLSAVPDSLWLGIRQCLTRAPQLDPEVGRRLAERLAGELVTRTGTPAPAGVPAVAYLAGVVAERRTREARRVFEAAGQAGRAPGATGGPGGVAPAAPPLVTPAEAPVGPTDSAAQAGSGPSGTRPEGGSPASTTGFVPPA; translated from the coding sequence GTGACCGGGGTGGTGACGGGGGACGCCGTCGTACTGGACCTGCGGCCGGCGCGGTTGCCGAGCCGGGCGCTGGCGCTGTTCCTCGACCTGGTGGTGGTGGGGGCCGTCTATCTGCTGATCGGTATCGGCCTCACGGTCGCCACGTCGTCCTTGGACGAGGCGGCGCGGACGGCGGCCTCCCTCGCTTGTTTCCTGCTGGTGTTCGTCGGGGCTCCGATCGCGGTGGAGACGCTGTCACACGGTCGGTCGATCGGGAAGCTGGCGTGCGGGCTGCGGGTCGTACGGGACGACGGCGGACCGATTCGCTTCCGGCACGCGCTGGTGCGCGGGGCGATGGGCGTCGTGGAGATCCTGATGACCTTCGGGGTGGTGGCCTGCGCCGCTTCGCTCGTGTCGGCGCGCGGGCGGCGGATCGGTGACGTGTTCGCCGGGACGCTGGTCGTGCGTGAGCGCCTGCCCACGGCGCGGACCACCGCCGTCCCGCCACCTCCGCCGGAGCTGGTGGGGCGGTTCGCGGAGCTGGATCTCTCGGCCGTGCCGGATTCCCTCTGGCTCGGGATACGGCAGTGTCTGACGCGTGCGCCGCAGCTGGACCCGGAGGTGGGGCGTCGGCTCGCGGAGCGGCTGGCCGGTGAGCTGGTGACGCGGACCGGTACGCCCGCGCCGGCCGGGGTACCGGCGGTGGCCTACCTGGCAGGGGTGGTCGCCGAGCGGCGGACGCGGGAGGCACGACGGGTGTTCGAGGCGGCCGGGCAGGCCGGGAGGGCTCCGGGGGCCACGGGAGGGCCGGGCGGAGTGGCGCCCGCTGCGCCGCCCCTCGTCACACCCGCCGAGGCGCCCGTCGGGCCTACCGACTCCGCGGCTCAGGCCGGTTCCGGCCCATCCGGCACGAGGCCCGAAGGCGGGTCACCGGCTTCCACGACGGGTTTCGTCCCGCCCGCGTGA